The following are from one region of the Baumannia cicadellinicola str. Hc (Homalodisca coagulata) genome:
- the tilS gene encoding tRNA lysidine(34) synthetase TilS, translating into MIPFFKLQEILQQRVVEHINGYSKLVLAFSGGLDSTVLLDILTSLRDTNNSKITALFSLRAVHINHGFNSNSDDWQIHCEQQCRQRAVPYHFIKVRLKTKNNGVEAAARYARYQALYDVLKPGEILLTAQHQDDQVETLLLAIKRGSGPTGLSGMATNANWGDYRLIRPLLTCSRMQLNRYASYFNLNWIEDDSNKNDRFDRNFLRLHIIIQLQKRWPQFSKSAIRSAQLCAEQENLLDELLKDTLDMLIMPDGSLQFTPLLTMSDIKRNALLRRWLASQGAWMPSRQQLTHIWKNVVLSSRAAMPQFILGDKLLRRFRNKLYLLSKKISVEPTVKILLWQINSNKLELPSNIGCLLKKVASDVLETTSCIIKTKTELISIIRAPQPYEQVSVRFNQVDGLLYILGRSHGRPLKKIWQELAIPPWQRRRIPLLFYGQKLITAPGIFVTQDGVLQKNCTKWYLHWLYFSSEMKVTDVSDLQRMTTFV; encoded by the coding sequence ATGATACCTTTTTTTAAATTACAGGAAATATTGCAGCAAAGAGTAGTAGAACATATTAATGGTTATAGTAAGCTTGTATTAGCTTTTAGCGGAGGTCTAGATTCTACAGTATTACTAGATATATTAACTTCACTACGTGATACTAATAATAGTAAAATAACAGCATTATTTTCACTAAGAGCAGTACATATYAATCATGGATTTAACTCAAATTCCGATGATTGGCAAATACATTGCGAACAACAATGTCGACAGCGTGCAGTACCGTACCACTTTATTAAAGTAAGATTAAAAACAAAAAATAATGGTGTTGAAGCTGCAGCACGTTATGCTCGTTATCAGGCTCTATATGATGTATTAAAACCAGGAGAGATTCTACTAACTGCTCAACACCAAGATGATCAAGTAGAAACACTATTGTTAGCAATAAAACGTGGTAGTGGACCCACCGGTCTATCAGGGATGGCTACTAATGCTAATTGGGGAGATTACCGGTTAATACGTCCACTACTAACTTGTAGTAGAATGCAGCTTAATAGATATGCTTCATATTTTAATCTCAACTGGATTGAAGATGATAGTAATAAAAATGATCGTTTTGACCGTAATTTTTTACGTTTACATATTATAATACAACTACAGAAACGTTGGCCTCAATTTAGTAAATCAGCAATACGTAGTGCACAACTATGTGCTGAACAGGAAAATCTGCTAGATGAACTATTAAAGGATACGCTAGATATGCTAATCATGCCTGATGGTTCATTGCAATTCACTCCACTATTAACTATGAGTGATATTAAGCGTAATGCGTTACTACGGCGCTGGTTAGCATCACAAGGCGCTTGGATGCCATCACGACAACAACTGACTCATATTTGGAAAAATGTTGTACTAAGCAGCCGTGCGGCAATGCCCCAATTTATTCTTGGGGATAAACTATTACGTCGTTTTCGTAATAAACTCTATTTACTATCTAAAAAAATATCTGTTGAACCTACAGTTAAAATATTACTATGGCAAATAAATAGTAACAAATTAGAACTACCATCTAATATAGGATGTTTATTGAAAAAAGTAGCCTCGGATGTATTAGAAACAACTAGTTGTATAATAAAAACTAAAACAGAGCTCATAAGTATAATTCGTGCTCCACAACCATATGAACAAGTATCAGTACGATTTAATCAAGTAGATGGATTACTATATATTTTAGGTCGATCTCATGGTCGTCCACTTAAAAAAATATGGCAAGAACTAGCAATACCCCCATGGCAACGTAGACGTATACCATTACTATTCTATGGTCAAAAACTTATTACTGCACCAGGTATTTTTGTTACACAGGATGGAGTATTACAAAAAAATTGTACTAAATGGTATTTACATTGGCTATATTTTAGTTCTGAAATGAAGGTTACCGATGTTTCAGACCTGCAGCGAATGACAACATTCGTTTAA
- a CDS encoding Na+/H+ antiporter, with protein MEIFLTILILTLVVSLSGVITQILPFQIPLPLMQIVLGALLAWPKFGLHVDFNPELFLVLFIPPLLFSDGWKTPASEFIRNGGEIVSLALVLVIITVVGVGYFIYWMVPGISLVAALALAAVLSPTDAVALSGIIKKGRIPKKILNILQGEALMNDASGLVLLKFAISVAMGTMVFTVSGASIEFIKVAVGGLLVGITVTWVYSQSLRLIIRWSGYDSATQTVLLLLLPFAAYLMAEHVGVSGILAAVASGMTMGQYGITRSNTTPLALRLRCNNVWSMLEFLFNGIVFIMLGLQLPGILATSINEAQLDPTIKTWMLFADIIFLYAALMLLRFSWLWLMKRISLRFMKKRPMVFGEYSTREILIASFAGVRGAITLAGVLSIPLLLSDGTAFPSRYQLVFIATGVILFSLICCVIILPILLHGIVVSDNVLFYKEEQRARAQAAEAAIESICHMELQLANSQEDNIDRKIINEVSIRVISHLRRRINGSTDAESNILIENLERRMWLNALHTERSEYYNLCAQQKISNTTLMKLLRDLDLLEALLVEKQRM; from the coding sequence ATGGAAATATTTTTAACAATTCTAATTCTTACTTTGGTTGTATCCTTATCTGGGGTAATAACACAGATTTTACCGTTTCAAATACCATTACCACTAATGCAAATTGTTTTAGGTGCACTACTTGCTTGGCCTAAATTTGGTTTGCATGTTGATTTTAATCCTGAACTATTTTTGGTTCTTTTTATACCGCCTTTATTATTTTCCGATGGTTGGAAAACACCTGCTAGTGAGTTTATACGTAACGGCGGAGAAATTGTCTCATTAGCTCTAGTCTTAGTAATTATTACTGTGGTAGGTGTCGGTTATTTTATATACTGGATGGTACCTGGAATATCGTTAGTTGCAGCACTTGCGTTAGCTGCAGTACTATCACCTACAGATGCTGTTGCGCTCTCTGGTATTATCAAAAAAGGACGTATACCGAAAAAAATTCTTAATATTCTGCAAGGTGAAGCATTAATGAATGATGCTTCTGGTCTAGTATTACTAAAATTTGCTATTTCTGTTGCAATGGGAACTATGGTATTTACTGTTAGTGGCGCCTCCATAGAATTTATTAAGGTTGCTGTTGGCGGATTACTAGTAGGTATTACAGTAACTTGGGTATACAGTCAATCATTAAGATTAATAATACGCTGGAGTGGCTATGACTCAGCTACACAGACAGTCCTACTGCTTCTATTGCCGTTCGCTGCTTATCTAATGGCAGAACATGTTGGGGTATCTGGAATTTTAGCCGCTGTAGCTTCTGGTATGACTATGGGGCAATATGGTATTACCCGTAGTAATACGACTCCACTAGCACTAAGACTTCGCTGTAATAACGTCTGGTCAATGCTTGAATTTCTTTTCAATGGTATTGTTTTCATTATGTTAGGATTACAATTACCTGGCATATTGGCAACCTCTATTAATGAGGCTCAATTAGATCCCACTATTAAAACTTGGATGTTATTTGCCGATATTATTTTTCTTTATGCAGCGTTAATGCTTTTACGTTTTAGTTGGTTATGGTTAATGAAACGCATTAGTTTACGTTTTATGAAGAAAAGGCCAATGGTATTTGGCGAATATAGTACACGAGAAATTTTAATCGCATCATTTGCTGGTGTACGCGGTGCTATAACCTTAGCTGGGGTACTATCGATACCACTACTACTTAGTGATGGTACAGCATTTCCATCTCGTTATCAGCTAGTATTTATTGCTACTGGTGTAATCCTATTTTCTCTTATATGTTGTGTTATTATTTTACCAATACTACTACATGGTATTGTAGTTTCAGATAATGTTTTATTTTATAAGGAAGAACAGAGAGCACGTGCTCAAGCGGCAGAAGCAGCTATTGAAAGTATTTGCCATATGGAATTACAATTAGCTAACAGTCAAGAAGATAATATTGACAGAAAAATTATTAATGAAGTTAGTATTAGAGTAATTAGTCATTTACGTCGTAGAATCAATGGATCTACTGATGCAGAAAGTAATATACTAATTGAAAATTTAGAGCGACGTATGTGGCTAAATGCATTACATACTGAGCGTAGTGAATATTATAATCTATGTGCACAACAAAAAATTAGTAACACGACCTTAATGAAATTATTGCGAGATCTTGATCTATTAGAAGCTTTATTAGTTGAAAAGCAAAGAATGTAA
- a CDS encoding metal ABC transporter permease, with the protein MRRALVACLAISVSSTPLGVFLLLRRMSLVGDALSHAILPGVAISYLIYGMSRTAMGIGGFVAGMVVVVLSCWVSMISSLKEDACFAGFYLGSLSLGIILVSLCHENNNLLHLLFGSILTIDIDAIYFIGIVASITFLTLALLYRAIVVESFDVKFLLVNSSKIPFLIQFLFLVLVVLNLVAGFQILGTMMSIGMMILPVVTAYCWTNWLPYLFVLAAIIGLFCSFCGLSCSFYTHIPAGSTIILIASIVFLISVLFGTRGGKARIFYHR; encoded by the coding sequence ATGCGGCGTGCATTAGTAGCATGCTTAGCTATCTCTGTTAGTTCTACGCCGCTAGGCGTTTTTCTTTTGCTCCGTCGTATGAGTTTAGTGGGAGATGCATTATCTCATGCTATTTTACCAGGAGTAGCAATTAGTTATCTAATATATGGTATGTCACGTACTGCAATGGGAATTGGTGGTTTTGTTGCTGGTATGGTAGTAGTTGTACTATCTTGTTGGGTAAGCATGATATCCTCTCTCAAAGAGGATGCTTGTTTCGCAGGATTTTATCTTGGATCATTATCTTTAGGTATTATATTAGTCTCATTGTGCCATGAGAATAATAATTTATTGCATTTACTATTTGGTTCTATTCTGACTATAGATATAGATGCTATCTATTTTATTGGCATTGTTGCTAGTATTACTTTTCTTACCTTAGCATTGCTTTATCGTGCAATAGTAGTTGAATCATTTGATGTAAAATTTTTACTAGTGAATTCTAGCAAAATTCCATTTTTAATTCAGTTCCTGTTTTTAGTTCTAGTTGTATTAAACTTAGTAGCTGGTTTCCAAATACTTGGTACTATGATGTCTATTGGCATGATGATTTTACCTGTAGTAACCGCATATTGTTGGACTAATTGGTTACCATACTTATTTGTTTTAGCTGCTATAATTGGATTATTTTGTTCGTTTTGTGGTTTAAGTTGTTCTTTTTATACTCATATTCCTGCTGGCTCTACAATTATATTAATAGCAAGCATAGTATTTCTTATTTCTGTATTATTTGGTACTCGTGGTGGAAAGGCCAGAATATTTTATCACCGTTAA
- a CDS encoding metal ABC transporter ATP-binding protein → MIQLKQLLIGYNRKSIGKPVTGRFKRGSMTAIIGVNGSGKSTLLQTIAGLLFPVSGKIEFCQEGRPRIGYLPQQTEIDRQFPLKVFEVVSMGCWPATSILSSINNEQKIFIWNSLKQVGLDNKAFDNIGSLSNGEFQRMLFARLLVQQAPLVLLDEPFTSIDSSTSSILLTIITQLHQQGSTLIVVLHDYMLVAKYFPTTLLLSPIHNAWGSSADILKQFIIPTMAVRQQQRIL, encoded by the coding sequence GTGATACAACTAAAGCAATTACTAATAGGATATAATCGCAAAAGTATAGGTAAACCAGTAACTGGTAGATTTAAACGTGGTAGTATGACTGCTATTATAGGTGTAAATGGTAGTGGTAAATCAACTTTACTACAAACTATCGCTGGATTATTATTTCCCGTATCAGGAAAGATAGAATTTTGTCAAGAAGGTCGACCACGTATTGGCTACCTACCACAACAAACTGAAATTGATCGTCAATTTCCACTAAAAGTATTTGAAGTAGTTTCAATGGGTTGTTGGCCTGCGACAAGTATACTTAGCAGCATAAATAATGAGCAAAAAATTTTTATCTGGAATAGCTTAAAGCAAGTTGGATTAGATAATAAAGCCTTTGATAATATTGGTTCATTATCTAATGGAGAATTTCAACGTATGTTATTTGCTAGGTTACTAGTACAACAAGCGCCATTAGTTTTATTAGATGAGCCTTTTACAAGTATAGATAGCAGTACTTCTAGCATACTTTTGACTATAATTACACAATTACATCAGCAAGGATCTACACTAATAGTAGTATTACATGATTATATGTTAGTAGCAAAATATTTTCCTACAACATTATTACTATCTCCTATACATAATGCATGGGGATCTTCGGCAGATATATTAAAGCAATTTATAATACCAACTATGGCCGTAAGGCAACAACAGAGGATCTTATAA
- a CDS encoding single-stranded DNA-binding protein codes for MASRGVNKVILVGNLGQDPEIRYMPNGCAVANINLATSESWRDKQTGDTKEKTEWHRVVLFGKLAEVTGEYLRKGSQVYIEGSLQTRKWQDQNGQDRYTTEIIVNANGSMQMLGTRQSNWVQPQNLSNDNQNSSTPTVRLSSLAPNKIQDMGNEQPIEFDDEIPF; via the coding sequence ATGGCCAGTAGAGGTGTTAATAAAGTTATTTTAGTTGGAAATTTAGGACAAGATCCAGAAATCCGCTACATGCCTAATGGTTGTGCGGTGGCTAATATTAACCTAGCAACTTCAGAGAGCTGGCGTGATAAACAGACCGGGGATACTAAAGAAAAAACAGAGTGGCATCGTGTAGTGTTGTTTGGTAAACTTGCAGAAGTTACTGGTGAATACCTACGCAAAGGTTCTCAAGTATATATAGAAGGTTCTTTACAAACACGTAAGTGGCAAGATCAAAATGGTCAAGATCGCTATACTACAGAAATAATAGTTAATGCTAATGGTAGCATGCAGATGCTAGGTACTCGTCAGAGTAACTGGGTACAACCACAAAATTTAAGCAACGATAATCAGAATAGTAGTACTCCTACTGTCCGATTAAGTAGTTTAGCACCGAATAAAATACAAGATATGGGTAATGAGCAGCCAATTGAATTTGATGATGAGATTCCATTCTAA
- a CDS encoding MarR family winged helix-turn-helix transcriptional regulator — MEKSTDILVTVESLSRIYHRLRKEVNGQLVNEGLSMSKMKILHLITTGKTSATDIKNYMGFSSRTVVTVLDALEKEDMLQRQQSPTDRRVKYVYITEKGREKLRIAEQTHKVILDHMFAPLSKMQLDKFHEVCNLLETQPK; from the coding sequence ATGGAAAAATCGACTGATATTTTAGTTACGGTAGAATCATTATCAAGAATCTATCATCGTTTACGAAAAGAAGTTAATGGTCAATTAGTAAACGAAGGGTTATCGATGTCAAAAATGAAGATTTTGCATCTTATTACTACCGGTAAAACGAGCGCTACTGATATTAAAAATTATATGGGATTTTCATCACGTACTGTAGTAACAGTACTAGATGCTTTAGAGAAAGAAGACATGTTACAACGACAGCAAAGTCCTACTGATCGCCGAGTAAAATATGTATATATTACAGAAAAAGGGCGTGAAAAATTACGTATTGCCGAGCAAACACATAAAGTTATTTTAGATCACATGTTTGCACCACTATCAAAAATGCAATTAGATAAATTTCATGAAGTATGTAATTTACTTGAAACACAACCAAAATAG
- the gmk gene encoding guanylate kinase encodes MLYIISAPSGTGKSSLLQALLRTKRLPLHEIRISISHTTRAMRPGEINGQHYYFISVEEFEKLIDQDAFLEYARVFNHYYGTLRQEVDSILINSVDILLDIDWQGAKQIYAIRKDVRSIFIIPPSKDELHRRLHKRGQDQEEVINQRISQAVAEMIHYTEYDYLIINDDFHTALSDLNTIICAEQLHMNNQKIRYKTLISRLLQ; translated from the coding sequence ATGCTTTATATTATATCTGCCCCTAGTGGCACAGGAAAATCGAGTCTTCTCCAAGCATTACTGAGAACTAAACGGTTACCACTACACGAAATAAGGATATCTATTTCTCATACTACTCGTGCTATGCGTCCAGGTGAAATAAATGGTCAACACTACTACTTTATTTCAGTAGAAGAATTTGAGAAACTAATAGATCAAGATGCTTTCTTGGAATATGCTAGAGTATTTAATCATTATTACGGTACCTTACGCCAGGAAGTTGATAGCATTTTAATAAATAGTGTTGATATTTTACTTGATATTGATTGGCAGGGTGCAAAGCAAATTTATGCTATAAGAAAAGATGTACGAAGTATATTCATTATACCACCATCAAAAGATGAGCTACATCGCCGCTTACATAAGCGTGGACAGGATCAAGAAGAAGTTATTAACCAACGTATATCTCAAGCAGTAGCAGAAATGATTCATTATACCGAATATGATTACCTAATTATTAATGATGACTTTCATACAGCATTGTCTGATCTTAACACAATTATTTGTGCTGAACAGCTTCACATGAACAATCAGAAAATACGTTATAAGACATTAATTAGTCGGTTATTACAATAA
- the recG gene encoding ATP-dependent DNA helicase RecG: MTGYCRLRNIPLTALYGVGTNLINKLTKLGLENLQDVLLHLPTRYEDRTKIFLIRNAPIGKFITIQGIVLDSQISINIHRKSILNCRLQDDSGVLTILFFNGNLAMKKGLCPGKLVTAYGKIYLEKKGARMIHPEYCIHSNRQGNKLLSSLTPIYPTTKGVDQTTLRAITDQALKFLDQTTVSELLPPQLSSGLMSLSEALHNLHRPPTNISISDLKLGLYPAQRRLILEELIAYYLSLLSARTVEKKLLALPLNNKTDLIQCFISSLPFSLTIAQQRAVMEIDQDLARNIPMMRLLQGDVGSGKTLVAALAALRAISNSSQVVLMTPTELLAEQHTKNFCNWFTPLGITVSWLTGKQKGKIREAQLESIASGHVAMVVGTQALFQKKVQFSRLSLVIIDEQHRFGVHQRLTLWEKGSQHGFQPHQLILTATPIPRTLAMTTSCINFDTSVIDELPSGRVPVTTIAITNNRRHEIIQRLEKLCLQDKRQVYWVCTRIEKSTQRELQSVKATWEEIRSYLPELQIGLIHGRMKAQEKQQLMQAFQAGKIRLLVATTVIEVGVDIPNASLIIIENAERLGLAQLHQLRGRVGRAIVASHCVLIYNSPLNKAAQQRIKIIRDSNNGFVIAQHDLDIRGPGKLFGTRQTGQTEFRILDLSRDQALILEVQEFINDIHQHFPEIAQALIKRWIPNHISYRYTQA, encoded by the coding sequence ATGACCGGATATTGTCGACTGAGAAATATACCACTCACGGCACTATACGGAGTCGGTACAAACTTAATTAATAAGCTAACTAAATTAGGATTAGAGAACTTACAAGATGTACTTTTGCATTTACCTACCCGCTATGAAGATAGAACAAAAATTTTCCTCATTAGGAATGCACCAATAGGTAAATTTATCACTATACAAGGTATAGTATTAGATAGCCAGATATCTATTAATATACATCGAAAAAGCATATTAAATTGCCGCTTACAGGATGATAGCGGAGTTCTTACCATATTATTTTTTAACGGTAATTTAGCAATGAAAAAAGGATTATGTCCTGGAAAATTAGTTACTGCCTATGGAAAAATTTACCTTGAGAAAAAAGGTGCACGTATGATTCATCCTGAATACTGCATACATAGTAATAGACAAGGTAATAAACTATTGTCATCACTTACCCCGATCTATCCAACTACTAAAGGAGTAGATCAAACAACATTACGAGCAATTACTGACCAAGCACTAAAGTTCTTAGACCAAACTACGGTTTCTGAATTATTACCTCCTCAGTTAAGTAGTGGATTAATGAGCTTATCCGAGGCACTACATAATTTACATCGACCACCAACTAATATTTCCATAAGTGATCTAAAGCTTGGTCTTTATCCTGCACAGCGTAGACTAATTTTAGAAGAACTAATCGCTTATTATCTTAGTCTACTATCTGCTAGAACAGTAGAAAAAAAACTGCTTGCATTACCGCTTAATAATAAAACTGATCTAATTCAGTGTTTTATTTCATCATTACCTTTCTCGCTTACTATTGCACAGCAAAGAGCAGTAATGGAAATAGATCAAGATCTAGCCCGTAATATTCCTATGATGCGATTATTACAAGGAGATGTTGGTTCTGGTAAAACCTTAGTCGCAGCGTTAGCTGCATTACGTGCTATTAGTAACTCAAGTCAAGTAGTTTTAATGACGCCAACAGAACTACTAGCTGAACAACATACAAAAAATTTCTGTAATTGGTTTACACCACTTGGTATTACGGTTAGTTGGCTAACAGGAAAACAAAAAGGAAAAATACGTGAAGCACAATTAGAATCTATTGCATCTGGTCATGTAGCTATGGTAGTTGGTACCCAAGCGCTATTCCAAAAAAAGGTACAATTTTCTAGGTTATCACTAGTAATTATTGATGAACAACATCGTTTTGGTGTCCACCAACGACTGACTTTATGGGAAAAAGGTAGCCAGCATGGTTTTCAACCACATCAGCTGATTCTAACAGCTACACCAATCCCTAGAACATTAGCAATGACTACTTCTTGTATTAATTTCGATACTTCAGTTATAGATGAGCTACCATCAGGACGTGTACCAGTTACCACAATTGCGATTACAAATAATCGTCGTCATGAAATTATTCAGCGTCTTGAAAAACTATGTTTACAGGATAAACGTCAGGTCTATTGGGTATGTACTAGAATTGAAAAATCAACACAACGAGAGTTGCAATCAGTAAAAGCTACTTGGGAAGAAATAAGAAGTTATCTACCTGAGTTACAAATAGGTTTAATACATGGCAGGATGAAAGCACAGGAAAAGCAACAACTAATGCAGGCATTTCAAGCTGGCAAAATAAGATTACTAGTAGCAACTACAGTAATAGAAGTTGGAGTAGATATTCCCAATGCTAGCTTGATAATTATAGAAAACGCGGAACGTTTAGGCCTTGCACAATTACATCAGCTCCGAGGTCGTGTCGGACGTGCTATAGTAGCTTCTCATTGTGTACTAATTTATAATTCACCTTTGAATAAAGCCGCTCAACAACGAATAAAAATTATTCGTGATAGTAATAATGGCTTTGTTATTGCACAACATGACTTAGATATTCGTGGTCCTGGTAAATTATTTGGTACTCGCCAAACGGGACAAACTGAATTTAGAATACTAGATTTATCTAGAGACCAAGCTCTAATATTAGAGGTACAGGAATTTATAAATGATATTCATCAACATTTTCCTGAAATAGCACAAGCATTAATTAAACGCTGGATACCTAATCATATTAGCTATCGTTACACACAAGCATAA
- the yihA gene encoding ribosome biogenesis GTP-binding protein YihA/YsxC, producing the protein MIHKYDYHKTHFLFSTSCIKNLLYNVSKEIAFTGSSNVGKSSVINTLTNQKNLARTSKKPGSTKTVNVFEVEPGVNLIDLPGYGYVTMPVALKYHWQHDLIYFLQKCTNLKGLVVLMDIRHPMKFLDKYIIQCAIENKIQVFILLNKADKMNAYACNTQYHTVQQHLSNLESNIKITLFSSVTKLGIKKLKAQLDSWFSIVS; encoded by the coding sequence TTGATTCATAAATATGATTATCATAAAACACATTTTTTATTTAGTACATCATGCATTAAGAATCTACTATATAATGTTAGTAAAGAAATAGCTTTTACAGGGAGCTCGAATGTTGGCAAATCTAGTGTAATTAATACCTTAACTAATCAAAAAAATCTAGCTAGAACGAGTAAAAAACCAGGTAGTACTAAAACAGTCAATGTCTTTGAGGTTGAACCTGGTGTTAATCTTATTGACTTACCAGGTTATGGTTATGTTACGATGCCTGTTGCACTAAAATATCATTGGCAGCATGATTTAATTTACTTTTTGCAAAAATGTACAAACTTAAAAGGTTTAGTAGTACTGATGGATATCAGGCACCCAATGAAATTCTTAGATAAATATATAATACAGTGTGCAATAGAAAATAAAATTCAAGTATTCATTCTATTAAATAAAGCAGATAAGATGAATGCTTATGCATGTAACACTCAGTATCATACTGTACAACAACATCTATCTAATTTAGAAAGTAATATAAAAATAACTTTATTCTCATCAGTAACAAAGCTAGGAATCAAAAAGCTAAAAGCTCAATTAGATAGCTGGTTTAGTATTGTATCTTAG
- a CDS encoding 5'-3' exonuclease: MLLLVDGSFYLYRAYHAFPLLTNNLGEPTGAIYGVINMLNSLFKQYSTSSIAIIFDAYGQNFRHKIFHDYKLNRTRMSKDLSCQIDPLYKIIQSMGLPLLVVKGVESDDVIGTLAHQAMCNNINVLISTGDKDMAQLVSPKIHLFNSTMNMRLGPKEVQKKFGVLPELIIDYIALVGDKSDNIPGVPGIGKKTAKILLQQFGGLKFLYQNLHKLNHFNLCRNKNLATKLDNYREKAFLSYQLATIRTNVMLDITYDQLIVKEPDYNQLIKLFKHYEFKRWILQLQSAQFPYNKAALSSNKIIGKTS; this comes from the coding sequence ATGTTACTACTTGTAGATGGTTCGTTTTATCTTTATCGTGCTTATCATGCATTTCCCCTTTTAACGAATAACTTAGGGGAACCTACTGGTGCAATATACGGTGTAATTAATATGCTTAATAGTTTATTTAAGCAATATAGTACTAGCAGTATAGCAATTATTTTTGATGCTTATGGTCAAAATTTCCGTCATAAAATATTTCACGATTATAAATTAAACCGTACAAGAATGTCTAAAGATTTATCTTGTCAGATAGATCCATTATATAAAATAATTCAATCAATGGGTTTACCATTACTAGTGGTCAAAGGTGTTGAATCAGATGATGTGATTGGTACTCTGGCACATCAAGCTATGTGTAATAATATTAATGTTTTGATTAGCACTGGTGATAAAGATATGGCACAGCTAGTTTCGCCAAAAATTCATTTATTTAATAGTACAATGAATATGCGTCTAGGACCTAAAGAGGTCCAAAAAAAATTTGGTGTGCTACCAGAACTAATTATTGATTATATTGCACTAGTAGGCGATAAATCAGATAATATACCTGGGGTACCTGGTATAGGTAAAAAAACGGCTAAAATTCTTCTCCAACAATTCGGAGGGTTAAAATTTTTATATCAGAATCTACACAAGTTGAATCATTTCAATTTATGCAGAAATAAAAATTTAGCTACTAAGCTAGATAATTACCGTGAAAAAGCATTTCTTTCTTACCAATTAGCTACGATTAGAACTAATGTAATGCTAGATATTACTTATGACCAACTAATAGTTAAAGAACCAGATTATAATCAACTAATAAAGTTATTCAAGCACTATGAATTTAAGCGCTGGATTCTACAATTACAGTCAGCTCAATTTCCTTATAATAAGGCAGCACTTTCAAGTAACAAAATAATTGGAAAAACTAGTTAA